In Thermostichus vulcanus str. 'Rupite', the sequence GCCAAACACCACCATCAAATTGGGGGGCATGTAATATTTAGTCTGTCGGTTGGTTCCAAGCTTGTGGGGTATGGGAGAGCAGGTGCAGCCCAGTTTGGTTCAGGAGGGATCCCTTTGGCAGCAAGGGATCCACTCGGTCGCGGGGGTCGATGAAGTGGGGCGGGGATCCCTGGCGGGGCCGGTGGTGGCAGCAGCGGTGATTTTACCCGTGGAGATGGATCCTGCGGAGCTAGAGGGGGTGAAGGATTCCAAACAACTGCGCCCGCAGCAACGAACTCGATTGGCGGAGCAGATTCGACAGGTAGCCCTAGCCGTAGGGATCGGCAGTGCCTCCGCAGCTGAGATTGACCAACTCAACATTCGGCAGGCAACGGTGCTGGCCATGCAACGGGCTTTGGCTGAGGTGGGTGAGGTGGAGCACATTTTGCTGGATGGATTACCGCTAGCCGAATTGGGATCCCAGCAAACAGCCCTGGTGAAAGGGGATCAAATCAGCCTCTCCATTGCTGCTGCGTCGATTGTGGCCAAAGTCTGGCGGGATACCCTGATGCAGGACTGGGATCGACAGTACCCCGGCTATGGTTGGCGAACCAACGTTGGCTATGGAACGCGAGCGCATCGACGAGCCTTGCAAGAGCTGGGACTGACTCCACAGCACCGGCGCAGCTTTGTCCACTTGGCAGACCCGAAAGCAAATTGATAGAATACGAGCCGCAGTTACGTTGCCCACGTAGCTCAGTGGACTAGAGCACTGGGTTCCGGTCCCAGGTGTCGGAGGTTCGAATCCTTTCGTGGGCGCTTCTCATCGGATGATCTCTCCGCTTTACCGTCGGGCGACCCCGCAAGAGGATTTTCTCTTGGGGAGTCATTTTCTGCAGTTGTGGCGGGATAGCGGCTTCAGCCCAGACCCAATAATCAACCATATAAATGCGCCACATACTCTCCATAGCCGTTGTAGGGCAAGGTTGGCACGGTCTGCCAATGGGAACGGGATCCAAATCCGATCAGGGTTTCCTGCGCCTGGGACCAGCGCGGATGAGGCACCGTCGGATCCACGTTGGCTTCAAATCCATATTCATCCGGGGCTAAGGTGTTCCAAAAGGTGGCGGGTTGCTCCGCCAGAAATTCAATCTTGACAATGGATTTCCCCCCCTTAAAGCCATATTTCCAAGGGAGCACCATGCGAATCGGAGCCCCATGTTGTTTGGGCAACGGCTTGCCATAAATTCCGAGGGCAAAAAAAGCCAACGGATTCGCCATTTCTTCAATCCGGAGCCCCTCAGTATAGGGCCAAGGCAAGTTGGGGGGCCAAATGGGGCCATACATGATGTCACGGTCGTAAAAAGAGGTGAAGCGGACAAATTTGGCCTCGGGCAAAGGATCCACTTGTTCGAGCAGCAGACGCATCGGGAAACCCAACCAAGGCACCACCATTGCCCAAGCTTCTACACAGCGAAAGCGATAAATCCGTTCTTCTAGGGGGAACCCAAACAGATCTTCTAGCCCCAGCTTTTGCGGTTGCCGCACCAGCCCTGTGATTTCCACCGTCCAGGGATCCGTCGGCACAGCCTGTGCCCCTCGCCAAATGCGTTTGCCGGATCCAAACTCATAAAAGTTGTTATGACGGGCCGCAACAATCTCTTCGGTCAGAGGTCGCTCTGGATCTGAAAAAGCAGGGTTGAGTGGGATCCCACTCAAGTCCCGTTCCACAGAAGGAGCTGCCTCCCTGCCGCCAAACCCAAAAATGGAGAAACTGGCTCCTGCCCCTGCGGATCCCAGTTGGGTTAGAAATCGCCGCCGGTTCAAAAAGATCTCTTCCGGTGTAACAGGGGTTTCTTGTTGCCAGGGGTGAGGAACCCGGATCCCGAACATACGTCAGCCATCCTTTAGGTGGGGAAAAAGTCCGTTGCCAAAATTTGCTCTATCGTAAACGGACATTCATCAGGAAAACTCTCTAAGCCGGTTTCCCGCTCTGCCCCAATGACAGCTAAAGGATAAACCCGCCGTAAGGCCTCTGGGATCCAACCTTGCAAACTGGGATTGTCTTGCAAATGAGCTTGCAAACGGATGTGCTGTTCCTGCAGGGTCAGTTGCCAACTTCGGGATCGCAAAGCAGGTTGAAATTGCCACTTGAGCAGGTGGATCACGATCACCCGTAAACGACCTTCCAACTCCCGCCGTTCTGCTTTTCCCAACGATTCAATTTCCTCCACCAGGTTCTCCCAGTCCAATTCTTCTAACTTGCCTGACCGCAAGAGATCGACTTGAGTTTGCGTCCAAGCGTAGAAGTCGGATTCGTAGGTAGAGGATCCCATAGATGATGCGTACTTGTGGTTAAGGACTGGGGGCAGGTTCCGGCAAAACGTAAATGGACTCCACCTGCCGTCCCGCCACCGGAACAGCTTGGATTGTGCCTTGGTCGATGCGGTAGATCACCTTCTCCGCTTGCAGTTGATTGTCCCCTTGGCTGATGGTGACCTGGCCCTCCAGTTCAATCCGCTGTTCCTGGCTGTAGTAGACTGCTCTCTGGGCGCGAGCGCTGAGGCGTTCGGCTGGAAAATTGAGGGTGACATTACCAGTGGCGGTAAACACGCCCGTATTGGCGTTGGCCTCCTGAGAATCGGCGTTGATGCTAATGGCACGAGGATTTTGACCCCAAGCCGGGATCCCAGCTCCCAACAACAAGCCCACAGCCAAAAGACCGCCCAGAGGGTTCCGGCAGCGGTTTCTTTCTAATTTCATGCCACACCACCCAGTCAAACCACCACAGCAGCCAGTTTAGCTTGTGGCCCCCGAGTTCGTTCCATTTCCCCCTTTGGACAGAACTTGGGCCAACTGGCCCTCTAGGTAGGCCACCCGTTGCATCAGTTCCCGGTTGGTTTGCAACAGCTCCCGCGCCTGGCTATTCAGATAGGGATCCGATTCCCACCAGTTAATGCCAATTTCTTTGGCCTTATCCACCGAGGAAATCAGCAGACGGATCCGCACATTCAGCAACTCCACATTGCCCACGGAAACGGTAATGTCTCCCGCAATCACAATGCCCTTATCCAATACCCGCTCCAACACATCGGCCAAAGAGGAGCCGTGCGTGGCTGTGGTCAAGGGTTGAGAGGTAATAGGCACAGGGTGGATGACTCTCCAGGACTTGCAAAGGGATAGAACACTAGGTCAGGAATTAGCCAGGCAGTTGATCTAGCAAATGATTGAGCAGCTGGGATCCCTCATCTTGGCGCTTACCGGCACGAGCCAGCAGCACATCCGCACAGAGGGCACGAAAATCGGCGCTATTTTTGCTAACGGCCAGCTCGTGCTCTTTGACAATGCGGCCAATCATCAGGCAACTGCGCAAGCTAGGATGCTGAGTCAGATCCAACTTGCGGCGGAAGGCCCGCACCACATGCACGATCTTAAGGGCATCCGGCCCGGATAGACCCACCCGTGAAATGAGGATCTCTTTTTCGGTTTCGATATCCGGCTCTCCCATATCGATGGTGATCATCCGGTCAAGTAGCGCATCTTGGGCTTTGTGGACTCCTGTATACTCCTCCGGGTTGGAGGTAAAAATGGCGCGAAACTGAGGATGCACCCGCAGATATTCTGACCGATTGCTATCGGGCGGCATCACCAACAGCTTTTCCTCTAGAGCACTGAGCAAAGCATTGTTGGCCTCAGGGCGGGAGCGATTGAACTCGTCGTAAATCAGGGTAAACCCTTCTCGGCAAGCCAAAGTCAGGCGGGCATCTACCCAACGTTGCTGCAGATCCTCCTCTGTTTTCACCACGGAATGAATGTAGTTATCCACCACCCGCCGATGGGTAAAGCCGGTGCGTCCGCCGATCAAATCGGAGGAATCAAAACGGTCATCCCCATAGATCAACATGATTGGGCGGCCCATCAAGCTAGCCAGATGCATGGCCAAGGTGGTTTTGCCCGTACCGGAAGGCCCCCGCAGGTGAACTGCAAAGCCCGATTGCAAATAACGCAAGGCCCGGCGGGTAATTCGCTCCGTGTAGGCAGTATTGACAAACTGGCGTGGACGCGCCTGCAAAACGGTGGCCATGGGAGTACTCAACCTCTTTTGCCTTGACTATAGCTGGGATTCTTGTTGAGGGCCGTAGCGTTGAGGGCTGTAGTCCGCCTCAAACTGCGACGGTTTCTGAAACCATGCGCCGCAACGTGGTCAGAATCTCCGAAGGATCCACCCCCAGATCCACCGCACCTCGGGCCAGCAGATCCCGCACCTGTTCCCGATTGCCAATCACCTGCAATAGCGTCAGATCAGGGTTTTGTGCCCGTAGAGCCTCCACGTACTCGTTCACATAGGTAAGAATGCGGTTTGGCTCTTCAGTCTCGGCTACAGGAGTAGGCGGAATGACCGGAATAGCCGGCATCACGGCAGCAATTGGCGGTTGGGGTTCTGGAGCAGGGACGGGGATAGACAGGGATGGGATCGGGGTTTCAGGGGTTTCAACAGAGGCTGTACCCACATCCGAGGCTGTACTCATATCCATAGACAATGGGGTGGGTTCCGAAGCAGGGGGGGTCGCAGACACGACGGGTTCCGGTTCTGAGATGGGGATCCCGTTGCCCCACACCTGTTTATGCAGCTCAACTCGGAAAGCCGCCAGTTCACTTTGCAGCACTTGCGCCCTGACCTGCCGTTCCTGGGCCATCTGGGCCAGTTCCTGCTGAGCCACGTGTTGTAGGGTTTGTACCTGCTGTTGAAGATTGGCCCGAAACGCTTGTAGTTCTTGCTGAGTGGCATCGGCCATGGTTTGCCGCGCCTGACTGTAGGATCCCAGTAGACCCTCCACATCCAACGTCAGATTGGCCCGAAACGCCTGCAGTTCTTGCTGGATGGCCTCGGACTGAGCAGCCCGTTCTTGCCCCAAACTGGAGAGAAGGTGTGCCACCGATTTGGCCCGTTGTGTAGCTGTTTCTGTACGGGAATATTCGTCTAGGGCACGCTGTACCGCCCGATCCTGTTCCAGCTTGCGCAGGTGGTTGCGGGTTTGCTCTGCTTGCTGCTGCATTGCCTGCCGCCGTTGTTGACGTTGTTGGCTCAACTCAGCCATCAGGGCTTGGTGACGCTCAAGGCGCTGCTGTCGGGATCGACCTAATAAACTTTGGTTTTGAGCTGCCCGTTGGGTT encodes:
- a CDS encoding LptA/OstA family protein; the protein is MKLERNRCRNPLGGLLAVGLLLGAGIPAWGQNPRAISINADSQEANANTGVFTATGNVTLNFPAERLSARAQRAVYYSQEQRIELEGQVTISQGDNQLQAEKVIYRIDQGTIQAVPVAGRQVESIYVLPEPAPSP
- the gvpN gene encoding gas vesicle protein GvpN, whose protein sequence is MATVLQARPRQFVNTAYTERITRRALRYLQSGFAVHLRGPSGTGKTTLAMHLASLMGRPIMLIYGDDRFDSSDLIGGRTGFTHRRVVDNYIHSVVKTEEDLQQRWVDARLTLACREGFTLIYDEFNRSRPEANNALLSALEEKLLVMPPDSNRSEYLRVHPQFRAIFTSNPEEYTGVHKAQDALLDRMITIDMGEPDIETEKEILISRVGLSGPDALKIVHVVRAFRRKLDLTQHPSLRSCLMIGRIVKEHELAVSKNSADFRALCADVLLARAGKRQDEGSQLLNHLLDQLPG
- a CDS encoding ribonuclease HII, with the protein product MGEQVQPSLVQEGSLWQQGIHSVAGVDEVGRGSLAGPVVAAAVILPVEMDPAELEGVKDSKQLRPQQRTRLAEQIRQVALAVGIGSASAAEIDQLNIRQATVLAMQRALAEVGEVEHILLDGLPLAELGSQQTALVKGDQISLSIAAASIVAKVWRDTLMQDWDRQYPGYGWRTNVGYGTRAHRRALQELGLTPQHRRSFVHLADPKAN
- the gvpJ gene encoding gas vesicle protein GvpJ; translation: MPITSQPLTTATHGSSLADVLERVLDKGIVIAGDITVSVGNVELLNVRIRLLISSVDKAKEIGINWWESDPYLNSQARELLQTNRELMQRVAYLEGQLAQVLSKGGNGTNSGATS
- the gvpC gene encoding gas vesicle protein GvpC; protein product: MPELCTHIQNNIRDNIQNERKGLDNMSLQEQWATARTQRAAQNQSLLGRSRQQRLERHQALMAELSQQRQQRRQAMQQQAEQTRNHLRKLEQDRAVQRALDEYSRTETATQRAKSVAHLLSSLGQERAAQSEAIQQELQAFRANLTLDVEGLLGSYSQARQTMADATQQELQAFRANLQQQVQTLQHVAQQELAQMAQERQVRAQVLQSELAAFRVELHKQVWGNGIPISEPEPVVSATPPASEPTPLSMDMSTASDVGTASVETPETPIPSLSIPVPAPEPQPPIAAVMPAIPVIPPTPVAETEEPNRILTYVNEYVEALRAQNPDLTLLQVIGNREQVRDLLARGAVDLGVDPSEILTTLRRMVSETVAV
- a CDS encoding DUF29 domain-containing protein, with the translated sequence MGSSTYESDFYAWTQTQVDLLRSGKLEELDWENLVEEIESLGKAERRELEGRLRVIVIHLLKWQFQPALRSRSWQLTLQEQHIRLQAHLQDNPSLQGWIPEALRRVYPLAVIGAERETGLESFPDECPFTIEQILATDFFPT
- the msrP gene encoding protein-methionine-sulfoxide reductase catalytic subunit MsrP; amino-acid sequence: MFGIRVPHPWQQETPVTPEEIFLNRRRFLTQLGSAGAGASFSIFGFGGREAAPSVERDLSGIPLNPAFSDPERPLTEEIVAARHNNFYEFGSGKRIWRGAQAVPTDPWTVEITGLVRQPQKLGLEDLFGFPLEERIYRFRCVEAWAMVVPWLGFPMRLLLEQVDPLPEAKFVRFTSFYDRDIMYGPIWPPNLPWPYTEGLRIEEMANPLAFFALGIYGKPLPKQHGAPIRMVLPWKYGFKGGKSIVKIEFLAEQPATFWNTLAPDEYGFEANVDPTVPHPRWSQAQETLIGFGSRSHWQTVPTLPYNGYGEYVAHLYG